Proteins from a single region of Alphaproteobacteria bacterium:
- a CDS encoding glycosyltransferase family 4 protein — MKRPEFRAEMVRRVCNNFDPATTIIETPELGAVSLVLPDEYKVHVRMHCPAAIVEHYQGRAINTEKFKDQLRAIHSAHVTSSPSYGLLDELALGAKAERIHVYKNPLPVEVRHTAAEEKSLDLVFIARFDRAKGTDFLDAVLERLPADFRAVLIGRDAEEFRPSPRIRCALEVHEHRDGPDRLRFLERARVSLILSRFENCPMLILESLMAGTPVVAWDVGGISEMAPPPVLKIAPLGDIPALTEMVIATARGENPVKSAFECATRHVADDFREGLARIIESCTENTSLATFRGMTCRQHHAMPPTKSSQASVAALLA; from the coding sequence ATGAAACGGCCTGAATTTCGTGCCGAGATGGTCCGGCGCGTGTGCAACAATTTCGATCCGGCGACGACCATTATCGAGACGCCGGAGTTGGGCGCCGTTTCTCTTGTTCTACCGGACGAGTACAAGGTTCACGTGCGCATGCATTGCCCGGCGGCGATCGTCGAGCATTACCAGGGCAGAGCGATAAACACGGAGAAATTCAAGGATCAACTTCGGGCCATCCATTCGGCGCATGTCACGTCATCGCCGAGCTACGGCCTTCTCGACGAACTCGCCTTGGGTGCCAAGGCGGAGAGGATCCATGTCTATAAGAATCCGCTCCCCGTGGAGGTCCGCCATACGGCTGCGGAAGAAAAATCCCTCGATCTCGTTTTCATCGCCAGGTTCGACCGCGCCAAGGGGACCGATTTCCTTGATGCGGTGCTGGAACGATTACCGGCTGATTTCAGGGCCGTACTGATCGGACGGGACGCCGAGGAATTCCGGCCTTCTCCGAGAATCAGATGCGCGTTGGAAGTGCACGAACATCGCGACGGTCCCGACCGTCTCCGGTTCCTCGAACGGGCCCGCGTTTCGCTCATACTGAGCCGGTTCGAAAATTGTCCGATGCTTATCCTCGAGTCGCTGATGGCGGGCACCCCCGTGGTCGCCTGGGACGTCGGTGGGATCTCGGAGATGGCGCCCCCACCGGTCTTGAAAATTGCGCCGCTCGGCGATATTCCAGCGCTGACGGAAATGGTGATTGCGACTGCCAGAGGGGAAAATCCCGTTAAGTCGGCTTTTGAGTGCGCGACACGCCACGTCGCCGATGACTTCCGGGAAGGCTTGGCGCGGATTATTGAATCGTGCACGGAAAACACGAGCCTCGCCACATTCAGGGGGATGACATGCCGCCAGCATCATGCGATGCCACCCACGAAATCGAGTCAGGCGAGTGTAGCGGCCCTCCTGGCGTAG